Proteins encoded together in one Deltaproteobacteria bacterium window:
- a CDS encoding lysophospholipid acyltransferase family protein, with protein MKKMLQGPLLIQYILGRVAVFVLAPLYFAAIRLMGYRVRNLRKIRQECSRHFRNHDGPWIICSNHLTMVDSPIIIYATVSLSRQLLHYREIPWNLPERNNFQRNIILAILCYLSKCIAINRGGNREEMKKTLDTCNSLLEGKQHLMVFPEGGRSRTGRVNTESFSYGVGRFVKDFENCKIMCIYLRGDGQHTYGFVPRFGERFTVNIEVFQPQLTKENGLRAQRDYAEQIIKHMAHMEEDYFTTSRQRYSGFERSTQRGEKPECAIH; from the coding sequence ATGAAGAAAATGCTTCAGGGCCCTCTGCTCATTCAATATATTCTGGGACGGGTTGCTGTTTTTGTACTCGCCCCGCTCTATTTTGCAGCTATCCGGTTGATGGGATACCGGGTGAGGAATTTACGGAAGATCAGACAGGAATGCTCTCGTCATTTCAGAAATCACGATGGGCCATGGATCATATGCTCGAATCATCTTACCATGGTTGACTCCCCGATTATTATATATGCGACGGTCTCTTTATCCCGTCAGCTGCTTCATTATCGGGAGATTCCCTGGAATTTGCCGGAAAGAAATAATTTTCAGCGGAATATCATCCTGGCAATTCTCTGTTATCTGTCCAAGTGCATCGCCATCAATCGCGGCGGCAATCGTGAAGAGATGAAAAAAACCCTCGACACATGCAACTCTCTTTTAGAAGGGAAGCAGCATTTAATGGTTTTCCCGGAGGGAGGGCGCTCCCGGACCGGTAGAGTGAATACCGAGAGTTTTTCTTATGGTGTTGGCCGCTTTGTTAAAGATTTCGAAAACTGCAAGATTATGTGTATCTATCTCCGCGGGGATGGCCAACATACGTATGGGTTTGTTCCCAGGTTCGGTGAACGTTTTACTGTAAATATTGAAGTATTCCAGCCCCAATTAACAAAAGAAAACGGCCTCAGGGCTCAACGCGATTATGCGGAGCAGATCATCAAACACATGGCACACATGGAGGAAGACTATTTTACTACGAGTCGGCAACGATATAGTGGATTTGAGAGATCCACACAACGTGGGGAAAAGCCGGAATGCGCGATTCATTAA